The Trichomycterus rosablanca isolate fTriRos1 chromosome 13, fTriRos1.hap1, whole genome shotgun sequence sequence tgtagggTGGAATAGTGTTTGATTTAACCTTCCTGTTGAGTGTTTTTGATGCTTTTAGTTCCCTCATAATTGCATTTTATGTGTTTTGGGATTTCGAGTGCATTTCTGATGTAATGCAACAAAAGTTCACATACTGCTTTCACCTGATTAAAAGCTCTTGTACATGTGAAGCatcattacaaaaataaaagtacaatgtAGAGAGCCTAAATGCGGAGTGCATCATGTCAGCTGCATCTCTAAATACAAccataaatcagaaaaagttgggacaatatggaaaatgctaataaaataaaaatgcagtgtttcttacatttactttgacttttgttttattgcagacagtttgaacccaatatctttcatgttttatctgctcaacttcatttcatttgttaacaaacatccattactgcatttcaggccttcaacatattccaaaaaaagttgggatggggggaatttagggctagtaatgaggtgaaaaaactaaataatgatgtgattccaaagaATTGATTGTAAGTACGAAGTAcgaagttacatgcacaaatgccacttaaaactttactgtgcaaaaaaagaagccttatgttaaccatgtccagaagcggcatcgacttctctgggctcggaggcatctaggatggaccatcacacagtgaaaacgtgcattgtggtcagatgaatcagcattccaggtcttttttgggaaaaaatggatgccgtgtgctccggaccaaagacaaaaaggaccatccagactgttatcagcaacaagtccaaaagccagggtctgtcatggtatggggctgtgtcagtgcccttggcaaaggtcatttacacttctgtgatggcagcattaatgcagaaaaatcgctggtatcctcggtgccaaaacatcttttaagtgtggtgaaaaagaatggcaatattacaaagtggtaaatgctttactgtcccaactttttttggaatgtgttgcaggcctgaaatgcaggaatggaggtgtattaataaatgaaataaagttgagcaaaacatgaaatatctcaggttcatcctgtctgcaatcaaataaaagtcaaagtaaatgtaaggaacactgcatttctattttatttgcatttcccatactgtcccaactttttctgatttggggttgtaaaactgGGTAAAATGAGCATTGAATGTTTGGGTGCTGCATGTTAAGAAATACCTAAATGTAGACAATGTGTGCTGGAACTGCAGTTAATAACATATTACTTACTGTTTTCTCTCAGGAGTGATGGTCAGTAAGGAGACAGGCCGGTGTGTCCTGTCAAATTCAGAGTCGGACTCAGACTCAGGGGGTCCGACTCTGGGAGAAGAGAGCGGTGGCCCTGCGGACACTGTACGTAAAAGAAACAAAGCCCTGCAGGTCCGATTCAAGGACATCTGTGAGGCCCAGAATGAAGCGGCACGTCTAGCTCAAGGTGCCAAGGGGCGCTCGGTTTCGTGCAAGGTCGTACACAGAAGGTATCTGACCATGCCGGCGCGGCGCTCCATACCCAACGTGACCAAGAGCACTGCGGTGCAAACCTCGCCTGACCTCAAGAAGCATTATCAGACTTTCCCGTTCGAGCGCAAGAAGGGCAACACGATCAAACACGCAGCTTTGGTGGAGAACTATCAGGGACAGAACAACGGGTTCTTAAATGAAGTAAAAAGTATCGAGGAGGACAGGCCTTGTGGGGGTAGAGTACAAAAGACTCGAGTCATTTTGCACAGTATGCCTCCATGCACAGATGTGCAGGACTTGTGCGCAGGGTCCGATGGCCCGGACAGCAGCCTCGATTCCTCAGGTCAAAGCAGGGAAACAAACCTGCACCAATTAGACGTTAAGGACGAAGGAGCTACCCAAGGAAGTGGCTACAAGCACAAAGGATTAGCCAATCAGGGCAAGACAGGGGCAGAACAAGACCCCAACTGCACCAAGAGCTCTTTTACATCTTCCTCAACACAACTCCTGCCGGACAGGGGTGCCACCTCAAAAGTTACAGGACCCATTGCATGGACATCTTTGACACAAGTGGAAAGTCTGGACAGTCCCTCTGAGCAGTTTAAGCATGAAGAGGTTGCACCATTGAATGGTGCGCAATCTCAGACCTCAACCACGTGTCCCTCACAGGAAACCAGCCATGGTCACTTTCATGGCAGTCACGGCTTTGGGAGTACGAGCACCCGAGACGACACAGGGGGTCATGGCTGCAGGCAGGCGATTTCTCTGCCTGGGGCAGAAGGAAATGTGAAGGCTCGGCTGCAAGCCATGGATGCCCTCATTAGCTCCAGCCAGGAGACCATTAAAGTTCTGCTGGGGGTCATTCAAGAGCTCGAGAAAGGAGAGGCACAGCGTGAAGGGTAAGTCAGAGTAAatttaaacaattattttattcagcTGCTGAACTCTCAGAAACCCCGAATCATGTGATATTTTGAGTGGTATAAATGCAATAACTGTGTCCACTAATGGATGAAATAGATCAAAGGCCACAAGTTTGCGACTGTCAAATCAggtaagtaaaaaaataaatgagccGTGTTAATAATCTGCTCCTGTACATCAATCGAGTGTCCAAAACTGACCAATCACGTGAAAAAACAAACCATAACAAACCATTATAAATGGCATCACAAATGCCATTTAGCTACTGCTTGAGTAATTTGTCTTTGTTTAGAAATgccatgtataacattataaccacctcctggtttttacacacactgtccattttatcagctccacttaccatatagaagcacgttgtaactctacaattactgactgtagttcatctgtttctctacatacctttttagcctactttcaccctgttcattaatggtcaggaccgtcacagaaccaccacagagcaggtaatatttaggtagtggatcattctcagcactgcagtgacactgacatggtggtggtatgttagtgtgtgttgtgctagtatgagtggatcagacacagcagcgctgctggagtttttaaataccgtgtcccctcactgtccactctattagacactcctacctagttggttcaccttgtaaatgtaaagtcagagactcgcacatctattgctgctgtttgagttggtcatcttctagaccttcattagtggagctgctggctggatatatttttggttggtggactattctcagttcagtagtgacagtgaagtattgaaaaactcataccagcacaacacacactaacataccaccatcatgtcagtgtcactgcagtgctgagaatgatccaccacctaaataatacctgctctgtagtgaccattgaagaacagcatgaaagggggttaacaaagcgtgcagagaaacagatggactacagtcagtaattgtagaactacaaagtgcttctatatggtaagtggagctgataaaatggacagtaagtgtagaaacaaggaggtggttttaatgttatgcgtgatcggtgtatgtaaagaATTTTAAGTTTAAGTAAAAAAGAAATGCATTCCAAATCAGTTCATAAATTTAATTGTCAGTAGTTAAACAGTCAGTGGTTCAGCAGTTTTAAGTCTTatgttaaagtaaataaagaaacTGAGTTTATTTACAGCCACTGAAAGTGTTTTCTCACTTATGCTATAAAAACAGAGTCAAGGATGCATCTACTGATGATGTCAGGGCTCATAAACTGACAGCAGGATTATGCTCAATTTGGCAGAAATTTGCTCCACTTTAAATCTTTGCTATGCCTCTGTTtcgatttgtttgttttgtgagcttacagaaattacatgcttaacccttgtgtggtgttcatagttttgttaCTCAGCCAATGTTTGCGGGTCTGGTGGACCCACcgcattattgtgtttttaaatcaatacagccataatttatttaacatacaaaatattagatgttttactttaaaatgtttacaagcAATAAAAGCAGCGTATTAGGttaacatttactatttacCTAAGTTGgatcatatttataaataacagtGCCATCCGTTTGTtgtgataaaatataaaaatggaaAAATGACTATCAAAATATGGCTGGAAAAACGTGTTTACTTTGAACAAATCAAAATGAAACAAACGtaagaaatgtaaaacatttgtcAGTGTAAGAAACACCTTTACTgaactaacaaatcacagatgcttgtatttacagcattttacaaaatgtcccaattgttacagaaatagggtttgtacatATGCCCCCACACAAGCcatatgttattgttattgaaaAATTTGATATCACCTGAATATTAGTGTTTTGCTGCTTAAGCATTAAATACTTCGAGTTGTTAAATCCTTACGTGGCTGCTTGAGATGTGGCcgggagtctaaagtacagagataaggAACATGTCTATTGTAAGAAACAACATTTAGCACAGAATGGcgattccaaagtccaacacccaatgtgatgtgactagagcagtataaagggagagCCAGAGTTCTGTTCCTGGTTCATTAGCTATTCCACTtctgtaagaacccacgattatgccaataaattctccaatccagtcaactgtaatttttgttttcatttatcatctCACCTTACTTTTCCACAACATTATACTAAATAACAGCCAGACTGATGCCAAATGTAGGAAGCTACTTTAAACTTTTTGCTCAtgtcatataaaataatattgcaAACACATGTATGCCCACATTATGGATTTTGCCTGATACAAACCATGCAGAAATCTATTATAAAAGTCGccttgtaattattttgtta is a genomic window containing:
- the insyn2ab gene encoding inhibitory synaptic factor 2A, translated to MVSKETGRCVLSNSESDSDSGGPTLGEESGGPADTVRKRNKALQVRFKDICEAQNEAARLAQGAKGRSVSCKVVHRRYLTMPARRSIPNVTKSTAVQTSPDLKKHYQTFPFERKKGNTIKHAALVENYQGQNNGFLNEVKSIEEDRPCGGRVQKTRVILHSMPPCTDVQDLCAGSDGPDSSLDSSGQSRETNLHQLDVKDEGATQGSGYKHKGLANQGKTGAEQDPNCTKSSFTSSSTQLLPDRGATSKVTGPIAWTSLTQVESLDSPSEQFKHEEVAPLNGAQSQTSTTCPSQETSHGHFHGSHGFGSTSTRDDTGGHGCRQAISLPGAEGNVKARLQAMDALISSSQETIKVLLGVIQELEKGEAQREGRLSYRTGQDTANCDTCRNSACIIYSVELDFKLQEDKLQPLIKRLCPTMDLPYQSLPYTHEVYTSTPKRKSKMEAKKHARWKLWFL